The following coding sequences are from one Rutidosis leptorrhynchoides isolate AG116_Rl617_1_P2 chromosome 11, CSIRO_AGI_Rlap_v1, whole genome shotgun sequence window:
- the LOC139875838 gene encoding uncharacterized protein has translation MLVYSKLPPSLWAEAVNTACFTQNCSIINRQFDKTPYELLFKRRPNMKFFRIFGCVCYVLNDEDNLGKFDVHGDEAIFIGYSQDRVAYRVYNRRTRIIKESTNVKFDEMSGMVLGHNGSRPGLNSDPHFRHVPQATSDDLDVLFEPIIPPLPSNPTIPSEPALPESITIGSSTPVVIGESPSNESNSSDFLLLDDLDTGVSSSNNAPIFNPHLSAVESSPLESSEETPSNETGTRSLDAATPPILSTEQNADTLVPLWEENATYPTINSERFGSSSSSHTDSSLNNESTTPLPHSMKWTADHPIHQIIGDHDAPVRTRKASNNECLFAAFLSTIEPKTAFEALQDPDWSIAMQEKIHQFDRLEVWELVPRPSGKTIIDTKWIFKNKKDPHGIIIRNKARLVAKGYRQQEGIDYDVTFAHVARLEAIRLFLSYAAHKRFTVYQMDVKTAFLNRVLQEEVYVSQPEGFIDSKCPNHVYLLSKALYGLKQAPRAWYETLTAFLLKNGFSRGTIDTTLFIRKQNEHILLI, from the coding sequence ATGCTTGTTTATTCCAAGCTACCCCCGTCTCTCTGGGCTGAAGCTGTTAACACTGCGTGCTTCACCCAAAATTGTTCCATTATTAATCGTCAGTTCGACAAAACTCCATACGAACTGCTCTTCAAACGTCGACCCAACATGAAGTTCTTTCGCATATTCGGATGCGTGTGCTATGTTCTAAATGACGAGGACAACCTTGGGAAGTTTGATGTTCATGGTGATGAAGCAATATTTATTGGCTACTCTCAAGATCGTGTGGCATATCGTGTTTATAATCGTCGAACTCGAATCATTAAAGAAAGCACCAATGTCAAGTTTGATGAGATGTCTGGAATGGTTCTTGGTCATAACGGCTCTCGCCCCGGACTCAATTCTGATCCTCACTTTCGACATGTTCCACAGGCCACCTCTGATGATCTAGATGTATTGTTTGAACCCATAATCCCTCCATTGCCATCAAACCCCACGATACCCTCGGAACCGGCTCTCCCCGAATCAATCACAATCGGTTCCTCTACTCCAGTGGTTATAGGCGAATCACCTTCTAACGAAAGTAATTCctccgattttcttcttctagatgaCCTTGATACTGGAGTGTCTTCCTCAAACAATGCTCCCATTTTCAACCCTCATCTTTCAGCTGTTGAATCATCTCCTCTCGAATCTAGTGAAGAAACTCCTTCAAATGAAACAGGTACTAGGTCTCTAGACGCTGCAACCCCTCCCATACTTTCCACCGAACAAAATGCAGATACCCTTGTTCCTCTGTGGGAAGAAAATGCCACCTACCCCACTATCAACTCTGAACGTTTTGGATCCTCATCTTCGTCGCATACCGACTCATCCCTTAATAATGAATCTACTACACCTCTCCCACATTCCATGAAATGGACTGCGGATCATCCAATTCATCAAATCATTGGTGATCACGATGCTCCCGTTCGCACTCGCAAGGCTTCCAACAATGAATGCCTTTTTGCTGCCTTTCTGAGCACGATCGAACCTAAAACTGCCTTTGAGGCCCTCCAAGATCCCGACTGGTCTATAGCCATGCAAGAAAAAATCCATCAATTTGATCGGCTTGAAGTATGGGAACTTGTTCCTCGTCCATCTGGAAAAACCATTATTGAtaccaagtggatcttcaaaaataAGAAGGATCCTCACGGCATCATCATTCGTAACAAAGCACGTCTTGTAGCAAAAGGATACCGACAACAAGAAGGAATTGACTACGATGTAACATTTGCTCATGTGGCTCGATTAGAAGCCATCCGTCTATTTCTTTCATATGCTGCTCACAAGCGATTCACCGTTTATCAAATGGACGTAAAAACTGCCTTTCTGAACAGGGTTCTTCAAGAAGAAGTCTACGTCAGTCAACCTGAAGGTTTCATAGACTCCAAATGCCCAAATCATGTGTATCTCCTTTCCAAGGCTCTTTATGGTCTAAAACAGGCACCCAGGGCATGGTATGAAACCCTAACCGCGTTTCTTCTCAAGAACGGTTTCTCACGTGGAACCATTGACACGACTCTATTCATCAGAAAACAGAATGaacatatcttgttaatttaa